A single genomic interval of Cupriavidus necator harbors:
- a CDS encoding 3-isopropylmalate dehydratase small subunit: MTPAIAPDPTGRLWRFGDNIDTDAMAPAVLMKSPLPVLVRHCLASLRPEFPGSVRPGDVLVAGANFGIGSSREQAPQALRALGVGAVVAQSFGGLFYRNAINLGLPVLVCADTCRLADGAHAVLDLATAQLRLDDGSLVACEPIPDFLRAILAAGGLVPHLKARLGKG; encoded by the coding sequence ATGACCCCTGCTATCGCCCCCGACCCCACTGGCCGCCTCTGGCGCTTCGGCGACAACATCGACACCGATGCCATGGCCCCCGCCGTGCTGATGAAATCGCCGCTGCCCGTGCTGGTCCGGCATTGCCTGGCCTCGCTGCGCCCGGAGTTCCCCGGCAGCGTGCGCCCCGGCGACGTGCTGGTGGCGGGTGCCAACTTCGGCATCGGCTCCTCGCGCGAGCAGGCGCCGCAGGCGCTGCGCGCGCTCGGCGTGGGCGCCGTGGTGGCGCAGTCCTTCGGCGGGCTGTTCTATCGCAATGCCATCAACCTGGGCCTGCCGGTGCTGGTCTGCGCCGACACCTGCCGCCTGGCCGACGGCGCGCACGCGGTGCTGGACCTGGCGACGGCACAGCTGCGCCTGGACGACGGCAGCCTGGTCGCGTGCGAACCCATCCCCGACTTCCTGCGCGCGATCCTGGCCGCCGGCGGGCTGGTGCCGCACCTGAAGGCGCGCCTGGGCAAGGGCTGA